CCAGGGTAAGAATTTTGCATTTTTAGATTCCGCAACCCAATCTAGAATTCCATTTTTTAAGAAGTTTTTTACGTAGTAATAAAGTTTTTGATTACAAGTTTTGTCAATTGGTTTACATTCGCTTGTTTTATCATCAAGAGAAAATATTTCTGCATCCATAAAAAATGAAAGTTTACTTATCTCATCTTTAAATGCAGCAATAATTTGTTCTGATTGATAAAGTGAATTTAGTTTTTCGGAAAACGCTAATAAATCTATCTGAACATTTCCGCCGGAAATTACACTTACCTGTTCACACGCTAGCGGCAAATTTGTTCTTTTCTTTAATTTGTATTTGCCGTCGCTTGCTTTTTCCAGTTGTTCAACCGAATTTAAAAATGGTAAATACGCCCGCCTGTTTTCTTTTAACAATCTCAATTTAAAAACCTTACAAATTCAATTTGATTCCAGAAAATATCTTTGTAACCATCTATAAATCTTTCAACATCAAGTTCTCGCTCAAGATTAAACTTTTGCATTGCAAACGGACTTAGAGTTACATCATTATCCCAAGGGGCGCTTGTAAGTTTTAATCTATTTGTAATGTAATCTGCAAGATTAACTACAGCACTTAAAACCGGACTTGAATTTGTTCCATCGGGTGAGTGATGAGTAAGTATTGGGTCCGATATTTCTTTGGGAAAGTTCCAGCGATCAAGTAAGAAATACCCAACTTGTTCGTGTGTCATTCCAAGTACATCCAATTCAGCTTCTCTGAAACTCATTCCTTTTGTTTCAACAAGTTCTGTAACATTAATAAAACTTGAATGTAAGTATCTATGTATAATTGATATTCCGATATCGTGTAAGAATCCTGCAATAAATGCTTCGCCGGAATTGTTAAAGCCAATATCCGAAGCAAGTTTTTTGCAAGCTGTTCCCGTTAGATAAGAGTGAAGCATAAATTCTTTTGAGTTGAGATATTTGTCTGTTTTATTTCTAAATGCTTCAGCAACAGAAAGAGCAGAGATGATATTTTTTAACTCACGATAACCAAGAACTAAAATTGCATACTCAATAGTTGTTACTTTTCTTTGCAGCCCGTATAAAGGCGAGTTTGCAATCGTTAAAATCTTTGTTAACAAAGCCTGATCTTTAGAAATAACCTTATTAAGCTCACCGGCTGTCGTGTATTTATTATCCAGAAGTTTAATTGTTTCAAACATTACTTTTGGAATTACCGGAAGGTTTACAACACTCGTCAGAACTTTTTCAGTTCTTTCTTTTTTCTGTAGAATGTCTTGAGTATCTGCTATCATTGTCTCCTCGTTAGAATTTAATTGAATCAATCTGAACACGGAATAATTGTTCATAACTTTGAATAAAACTTTCTAAATAACTTTCATCACCAAGATTTAGGATATCTATTATTGCAAGATCAAGCTCATAATTTTCATCCCAGTTCAAATCACCCATTGTAAAACGCTGAGTCATATAATCCGCAAGATGAATTATTGCAGCCATTTCTCTTTCATTTTCTGCTTCGGAAGGTTTATGATGAAAAAGAATTGCATCACCCAGAGAACTTGGCAAATTCCATTTTTCTATTAAAAACTTTCCAATTTCTTCGTGTGAAATTCCTAAAACTTTTTGTTCAGCATTTGTATATCGCATTTGCTGATCATTAACTAAAGCGCAAATCTCTTTAAATCCCTCAAAGAAATATCTTTGAATAACCGAGATTCCAAGATCGTGAAGAAGACCGCAAGTAAATGCTTCTCCGGATTTTCTGTAGCCAAGATCATCAGCAATTCTTTTTGCTGCGCTTGCTGTGATAAGTGAGTGAAGCCAAAAAGCTCTGCGGTTCCAGTTTTTATCTTCTTTACTTTTAAAAGCTTCCATCATAGAAAGAGCAATTACAATATTTTTTATATGATCAAATCCTAAGATTACAATAGCGAATTCTATTGTAGAAACTCTGCGGGGTAACCCGTATAATGGCGAGTTTGCAACACTTAATATCTTTGCAACCATCGCCTGATCTTTACTTATAAGTTTTCCCAAATCCGATGCACCGGTTCTTGGGTTATCCAACATCTTAGAAACTTCTACCATTATGAATGGAACTGAAGGAAGATTTCTGATACCAGTTAGTAATCGCTTATTTCTTTCGCGAATAACTTCTGTATTTTCTAAATAATTAGTCATTTAAAACCAATAATTTTGATTTTAGATCTTTCATAATTCTTGAGTGTATTTGTGAAACTCTTGATACAGTAATTTTCATCAACTCAGCAATTTCTTTGTAGTTTAAATTTTCAAAGTAATACAAACTCAAAAGCAATCTGTCTCTTTCCTGCAGATCTTTTATTGCGCTCATTAAATATTCTTTCATCTCAGTTTTTTCAACAGTAGTTGCGGCTGATTCTGTATCATTGGCGATAACTTCGCCCAACGTGTAACCGTCTTCATCTTCAGGTGATCTGCTAAGTGATACGTTTGTATAGAATGATTCAATTGATGATTCGTTTGAATCATTTTTAAATTTGCTTTGAAGTTTTCTTAATTCATCAATTATTTTTCCGCGTATTCTCTGTATTGCATAAGTTTCAAACTTAGTTCCGTAATCAGGATCAAACCTGTCAATCGCTTCATTCAATCCTTCTATTCCATATTGAAAGTAATCTCTTTCATCAAGAATACTGTTAATTGCAAATTTGGAATGATGAATTACATAATGAACAAGGTTGACGTAATTAAGAATAATCTGTTTCTTTAAGATT
Above is a genomic segment from Ignavibacteriales bacterium containing:
- a CDS encoding HDOD domain-containing protein; this translates as MIADTQDILQKKERTEKVLTSVVNLPVIPKVMFETIKLLDNKYTTAGELNKVISKDQALLTKILTIANSPLYGLQRKVTTIEYAILVLGYRELKNIISALSVAEAFRNKTDKYLNSKEFMLHSYLTGTACKKLASDIGFNNSGEAFIAGFLHDIGISIIHRYLHSSFINVTELVETKGMSFREAELDVLGMTHEQVGYFLLDRWNFPKEISDPILTHHSPDGTNSSPVLSAVVNLADYITNRLKLTSAPWDNDVTLSPFAMQKFNLERELDVERFIDGYKDIFWNQIEFVRFLN
- a CDS encoding HDOD domain-containing protein encodes the protein MTNYLENTEVIRERNKRLLTGIRNLPSVPFIMVEVSKMLDNPRTGASDLGKLISKDQAMVAKILSVANSPLYGLPRRVSTIEFAIVILGFDHIKNIVIALSMMEAFKSKEDKNWNRRAFWLHSLITASAAKRIADDLGYRKSGEAFTCGLLHDLGISVIQRYFFEGFKEICALVNDQQMRYTNAEQKVLGISHEEIGKFLIEKWNLPSSLGDAILFHHKPSEAENEREMAAIIHLADYMTQRFTMGDLNWDENYELDLAIIDILNLGDESYLESFIQSYEQLFRVQIDSIKF
- a CDS encoding sigma-70 family RNA polymerase sigma factor, which codes for MQKNNAELWQQFKQNQSPILKKQIILNYVNLVHYVIHHSKFAINSILDERDYFQYGIEGLNEAIDRFDPDYGTKFETYAIQRIRGKIIDELRKLQSKFKNDSNESSIESFYTNVSLSRSPEDEDGYTLGEVIANDTESAATTVEKTEMKEYLMSAIKDLQERDRLLLSLYYFENLNYKEIAELMKITVSRVSQIHSRIMKDLKSKLLVLND